One genomic window of Punica granatum isolate Tunisia-2019 chromosome 1, ASM765513v2, whole genome shotgun sequence includes the following:
- the LOC116215231 gene encoding blue copper protein-like, producing the protein MAGFGIVWAIVGAVLCLGVPSMATVYTVGDTAGWAMGTDYTTWTKGKTFAVGDSLAFNYGGGHTVDEVSQSDYSSCTTGNSISSDSSGSTTIPLKTAGTHYFICGSMGHCAGGMKLAVTVKASSPSSSGSTTPASSGSPPSSTTTTSPATTSTTGSSSGATVSPIGPFLASLVGALALVFLS; encoded by the exons ATGGCTGGTTTTGGGATTGTATGGGCAATTGTTGGAGCAGTGTTGTGCTTGGGAGTGCCAAGCATGGCAACGGTGTACACTGTTGGGGACACGGCAGGATGGGCAATGGGGACTGACTACACCACTTGGACCAAAGGCAAGACTTTCGCGGTTGGTGATAGCCTTG CGTTCAACTATGGTGGAGGGCACACGGTGGACGAGGTGAGCCAGAGCGACTACAGCAGCTGCACCACCGGAAACTCCATCAGCTCCGACAGCAGTGGCAGCACCACCATCCCTCTCAAGACCGCCGGCACCCACTACTTCATCTGCGGCTCCATGGGCCACTGTGCTGGCGGAATGAAGCTCGCAGTCACGGTCAAGGCCTCCTCGCCTTCCTCCTCCGGCTCCACCACCCCTGCCTCCTCGGGATCTCCCCCTTCTTCCACCACCACGACCTCCCCTGCCACCACCTCCACTACCGGGTCATCCTCAGGGGCAACCGTGTCACCCATCGGACCTTTCCTGGCTTCATTGGTGGGGGCGCTAGCGCTGGTCTTCCTCTCCTAA
- the LOC116202521 gene encoding uncharacterized protein LOC116202521 codes for MEVPPGALPKGFPSQLQVFGCMIGKWLLGAVRGRGISSLVRNHLLVHEIAEIQGLFAGEVGEVVEREEEIAGNVEEAAEEVEKVAEEVADQLPEGGKLRDEIAFVENVAKHTAMDAHLAQEVFDKVEEVEKKVESIVDQAANEAPPDQSRN; via the exons ATGGAAGTGCCACCCGGAGCATTGCCAAAAGGGTTCCCTTCACAGCTCCAAGTCTTCGGATGTATGATCGGCAAGTGGCTGTTAGGAGCAGTGCGGGGCCGGGGAATCAGCTCCCTAGTTCGGAACCATCTCCTGGTTCATG AAATTGCCGAAATTCAGGGATTATTTGCAGGAGAAGTAGGAGAAGTggtggagagagaggaggagataGCGGGGAATGTCGAGGAAGCAGCAGAGGAAGTGGAGAAGGTAGCAGAGGAGGTGGCAGATCAGCTTCCTGAGGGTGGGAAGCTTAGGGATGAGATCGCCTTTGTTGAAAACGTTGCCAAGCATACCGCCATGGATGCTCACTTAGCACAAGAAGTCTTTGACAAG GTCGAAGAAGTGGAAAAGAAAGTGGAATCCATCGTTGATCAAGCTGCAAATGAAGCACCACCTGATCAAAGTCGGAATTAG
- the LOC116215222 gene encoding calcium-binding and coiled-coil domain-containing protein 2-like — MDLPSQIDDCIKESINYSLGLPVSTQTLESKLRASEEAEKGLRDQCSLLQSKLKEKDGLVELARAEASMNAQALKKFVEENQKLAAECGNLLAQCNRWERECSLYENDREALMDFGNEADERTKDAEARVQELEEVVEQLSDELQRYKRKLDSCQDDGTAVLEENLLEPVLEMLVKKDEFASAHAFLEANIRHEECRKLLEMWNCLSPKTQKILALAAEVKSLEKEKELLRINLHTAEEEVKVLFDENNILEAENKRLLRHYRKIFGSGERSADTASSAKSHKRKSSTKVCSPVEKRIDFNNMEPARSPLSPIKCNSPDFIVQK, encoded by the exons ATGgatctcccttcacagatcgATGATTGCATCAAGGAGTCGATCAATTACTCGCTAGGCCTCCCTGTATCGACTCAGACACTCGAATCAAAGCTTCGAGCCTCCGAGGAGGCTGAGAAGGGTCTCCGTGATCAGTGCTCGCTCCTGCAGTCCAAGTTGAAGGAGAAGGACGGCCTCGTCGAGCTCGCTAGG GCGGAGGCGAGTATGAACGCGCAGGCGTTGAAGAAGTTTGTGGAGGAGAACCAGAAGTTGGCGGCAGAGTGTGGTAACCTGTTGGCTCAGTGTAATCGATGGGAGAGGGAGTGTTCTCTCTATGAGAATGACAGGGAGGCGTTGATGGATTTTGGGAACGAGGCGGACGAGCGAACCAAGGATGCGGAGGCTAGGGTGCAGGAGTTGGAGGAGGTAGTGGAACAATTGTCAGACGAGTTGCAGCGCTACAAGCGGAAATTGGACTCCTGCCAG GATGACGGGACTGCAGTCCTAGAAGAGAACTTACTCGAACCAGTTCTAGAAATGTTGGTCAAGAAAGATGAATTCGCATCTGCTCATGCTTTCTTGGAAGCAAATATTCGGCATGAAGAATGTCGAAAATTGTTAGAAATGTGGAATTG CTTAAGTCCGAAAACGCAGAAAATTCTGGCTCTGGCTGCGGAAGTGAAGTCCCtagaaaaagagaaggaacTTCTTAGGATCAATCTTCACACAGCCGAAGAAGAG GTCAAAGTGCTATTTGATGAGAACAACATTTTGGAAGCAGAAAACAAGAGGTTGCTACGACACTATCGCAAAATTTTTGGTTCCGGTGAGAGAAGTGCTGATACTGCTTCTTCTGCCAAG TCCCACAAGAGAAAATCGAGCACCAAGGTTTGTAGTCCAGTTGAGAAGAGAATTGATTTCAACAATATGGAACCAGCAAGATCGCCACTCTCGCCTATAAAATGTAACTCTCCAGACTTTATAGTTCAGAAATGA
- the LOC116215216 gene encoding uncharacterized protein LOC116215216 translates to MNLPEEIEDYIKESIDHCLGLPVSEQTLELKLRASEEARRELQDQCLLLQSRLKEKDDQIELARGEASMTAQALKKFVEENQKLAAECVDLLAQCKKWEGECALYDKDREALIDFGNEADEKAKQAEARARHLEEEVLRLSDELRSYKRKLAAHEDGGPAERRVMEETLLESVLEMVNNGGFVSTNSFLDGGNESCQKLLNMWNFLRPATQKVLSLVAEAKKLEKDREHLRTNLSKAEEEAKMLFNENNILNDENQRLLRHYRRVVGSGVKSPGTASAKSNKRKSSTKVTSRADEKRLDFGDVEPVRAPLSPLKCNSPDNRMQKRITSRD, encoded by the exons ATGAATCTTCCGGAGGAAATCGAAGATTACATCAAAGAGTCGATCGATCACTGTTTAGGCCTCCCAGTGTCGGAGCAAACCCTTGAATTGAAACTCCGTGCGTCTGAGGAGGCTCGAAGGGAACTTCAAGATCAGTGCTTGCTGTTGCAGTCCAGATTGAAGGAGAAGGACGATCAGATTGAGCTCGCTCGG GGAGAAGCAAGTATGACTGCTCAGGCACTGAAGAAGTTTGTGGAAGAGAACCAGAAATTGGCAGCCGAATGTGTGGATTTGTTGGCTCAGTGCAAGAAATGGGAGGGGGAGTGCGCCCTCTATGACAAAGACAGGGAGGCTTTAATAGACTTCGGGAACGAGGCTGATGAGAAGGCCAAGCAGGCCGAGGCTAGGGCTCGGCATCTGGAGGAGGAGGTGCTGCGTTTATCGGATGAGTTGCGCAGCTACAAGCGAAAATTGGCAGCACACGAG GATGGTGGACCTGCAGAACGCAGGGTCATGGAAGAGACTTTACTCGAATCAGTCTTGGAAATGGTTAACAATGGTGGATTCGTATCTACTAACTCATTCTTGGATGGTGGAAATGAATCATGTCAAAAATTGTTGAACATGTGGAACTT CTTAAGACCAGCAACGCAGAAAGTTCTTTCACTAGTTGCAGAGGCAAAGAAACTCGAGAAAGACAGGGAGCATCTCAGGACTAATCTCTCTAAAGCTGAAGAGGAG GCCAAAATGCTCTTCAACGAGAATAACATTCTAAATGATGAAAACCAAAGGTTACTAAGGCATTATCGCAGGGTTGTTGGTTCTGGTGTGAAAAGCCCTGGAACTGCTTCAGCAAAG TCAAACAAACGAAAATCGAGTACGAAGGTGACTAGCCGTGCCGATGAGAAGAGACTAGATTTTGGTGATGTTGAACCAGTCAGAGCGCCTCTCTCGCCTTTGAAATGCAACTCTCCAGACAACAGAATGCAAAAGAGAATCACTTCTCGAGATTGA
- the LOC116202512 gene encoding classical arabinogalactan protein 9 → MARSTFLFVVLFALAAGSALAQAPGAAPSQPPSAAPPKSPPSSPAPVPVATPPAATPSPTATPPPPPASSPAPSSATPPTSTSPPAPPKSPTGAPTPQGPSSSATPPAGGSPGSGAGFNRAAVAGTLAAAAMAAALML, encoded by the coding sequence ATGGCCCGCTCCACCTTCCTCTTCGTGGTGCTCTTCGCCCTGGCCGCCGGCTCGGCCCTCGCTCAGGCTCCCGGAGCCGCACCATCCCAGCCACCTTCAGCTGCTCCGCCCAAGTCTCCTCCCTCCTCCCCAGCTCCGGTACCCGTAGCGACTCCTCCGGCCGCTACCCCCTCTCCCACCGCTACCCCCCCACCGCCGCCGGCCTCCTCCCCTGCTCCGTCTTCCGCAACACCGCCGACGTCCACGTCTCCTCCGGCTCCCCCCAAGTCTCCCACGGGAGCTCCGACCCCCCAGGGTCCCAGCAGCTCCGCAACTCCTCCAGCCGGCGGGTCTCCAGGTAGTGGAGCTGGCTTCAACAGAGCCGCCGTGGCTGGGACCTTGGCCGCCGCAGCTATGGCGGCTGCTCTGATGCTGTAG
- the LOC116193050 gene encoding 28 kDa ribonucleoprotein, chloroplastic: protein MATLFRPIFFSSVPVEAFSSTPLTSSSQSLVYLPLSSPPFSCLSHTLNPRARRPTNPFSCSFSAVAVETSELELDAKQENSEEAEEVSKTRLIAQNVPWSCTAEDIRSLFEKHGTVVDVELSMYNKTRNRGLAFVEMASPEEALRALNNLESSEYEGRTLRLNYANPRKKKPSPPAQPRPIPTFNLFVANLSYEARAKDLREFFDSGSGTVASAEVIFHDNPRRSSGYGFVSFKYKKAAESAISAFQGKEFMGRPIRIARSKQFVKLQSKESLQSSETSAEVESIAEVADAAE from the exons ATGGCGACTCTGTTTCGCcccattttcttctcttctgtTCCTGTCGAAGCATTCTCTTCGACGCCCCTAACTTCGTCTTCTCAGTCCCTCGTCTACCTCCCTCTATCTTCACCTCCATTCTCCTGTCTATCCCACACTCTCAACCCCAGAGCCAGACGACCCACGAACCCGTTCTCCTGCTCCTTCTCAGCCGTCGCCGTCGAGACCTCGGAACTCGAATTAGATGCCAAACAGGAGAATTCAGAGGAAGCGGAGGAGGTGTCTAAGACGAGATTGATTGCCCAGAATGTCCCTTGGTCTTGCACAGCTGAAGATATCCGGTCCTTGTTTGAGAAACACGGGACCGTAGTTGACGTTGAG CTTTCGATGTATAACAAAACGAGGAACAGGGGCTTGGCGTTTGTGGAGATGGCCTCGCCGGAGGAGGCTCTCAGGGCTCTCAATAATCTCGAATCCTCG GAATATGAAGGCAGAACATTAAGGCTCAACTACGCTAACCCGCGAAAGAAGAAGCCTTCCCCACCTGCGCAGCCCAGACCAATCCCAACTTTCAACTTATTTGTTGCAAATCTTTCTTACGAAGCAAGAGCGAAGGATCTCAGGGAGTTCTTTGATTCAGGGAGTGGTACTGTTGCTTCAGCTGAAGTTATATTCCATGACAACCCGCGAAGGTCCTCTGGGTATGGATTTGTTTCCTTCAAATACAAGAAGGCTGCTGAGTCAGCAATTTCTGCCTTCCAGGGGAAG GAATTTATGGGAAGACCCATAAGGATCGCACGAAGTAAGCAATTTGTGAAACTCCAATCAAAAGAGAGTCTGCAGTCTTCAGAAACTTCAGCTGAAGTGGAATCTATTGCTGAGGTAGCAGATGCAGCTGAGTAA